One window of Chryseobacterium sp. JJR-5R genomic DNA carries:
- a CDS encoding sialate O-acetylesterase yields the protein MKIYKYRILFLLTAIFAISFTEAKIKLPALVSDGMVLQRNQKLKIWGYADPGEKVSVAFLNKSYTAVADKNGNWDIMLPELKAGGPFVMTVNEITLKNILIGDVWVASGQSNMELPMRRLKPLYANEIKNAGNQNIRFFTVPQKYNFKAPQTELDGGKWEATDPQTILNFSGVAYFFAKELNEKNKIPVGIIHTSLGGSPVQAWMDGNSLKKYPEYLEEAQKWQDDELIKSTESDEQALSKAWYTELDRTDSGLNQHWENFDLDDSGWKTITVPGSWEDREGSFDGSVWLRKEITLPKGSAGRPAFLNLGRIKDADVTYINGIKVGNVTYEYPPRWYDIPAGVLKEGKNVIAVRITNGSGKGQFIADKPYYLETGGQKIDLKGEWKYKIGNKMGKAAPGQTFIRWKPTGLYNAMISPLVNYKVKGFLWYQGESNTSKPQEYGDLLTTMITDWRSKWNEKEAPFLIVQLANFMEPKSQPAESKWAELRNQQRTVSLTIPNTGLAVSIDAGEWNDIHPLNKETIGKRLALQAFKIAGKKNIIADGPVYQSMKKEGNTIILSFKSGTDHLAPVSELKGFAVKSRDGIYEWAKAKIEGNTVMVWNDRISNPVAVRYDWADNPDGNLTNKSGIPASPFTTE from the coding sequence ATGAAAATATATAAATACAGGATTTTATTTCTGCTCACCGCCATCTTCGCCATTTCTTTTACTGAAGCCAAAATAAAACTTCCGGCTCTCGTTTCGGACGGCATGGTTCTCCAGAGGAATCAAAAACTGAAAATCTGGGGTTACGCGGATCCGGGAGAGAAAGTGAGTGTCGCATTTCTGAATAAGTCCTATACCGCCGTTGCCGATAAAAATGGGAACTGGGATATTATGCTCCCTGAGCTTAAAGCAGGCGGTCCCTTTGTGATGACGGTTAATGAAATTACCCTTAAAAATATCCTGATAGGCGATGTCTGGGTAGCTTCCGGACAGTCCAATATGGAGCTTCCGATGCGCCGGCTAAAGCCATTGTACGCAAACGAAATCAAAAATGCAGGTAACCAAAATATCCGGTTTTTCACGGTTCCGCAGAAGTATAATTTTAAAGCCCCGCAGACTGAACTGGACGGAGGGAAATGGGAAGCCACGGATCCGCAGACCATTCTTAACTTTTCGGGCGTTGCCTATTTCTTTGCCAAAGAACTGAACGAGAAAAATAAAATTCCGGTAGGCATTATCCATACCAGCCTGGGAGGTTCCCCGGTACAGGCATGGATGGACGGAAATTCCCTGAAAAAATATCCTGAATATCTGGAGGAAGCCCAAAAATGGCAGGACGATGAATTAATTAAATCAACAGAATCTGATGAGCAGGCCTTAAGCAAAGCATGGTATACCGAACTTGACCGGACAGATTCCGGCTTGAATCAACATTGGGAAAACTTTGATCTTGATGATTCCGGATGGAAAACCATAACGGTTCCTGGATCTTGGGAAGACCGGGAAGGTTCATTCGACGGATCCGTTTGGCTTAGAAAAGAAATCACATTGCCGAAAGGTTCAGCCGGCCGGCCGGCATTCTTAAACCTGGGAAGAATTAAAGATGCGGACGTTACTTACATTAACGGCATAAAGGTGGGGAATGTAACCTATGAATATCCGCCGCGGTGGTACGATATTCCGGCAGGTGTTTTAAAAGAAGGCAAAAATGTCATTGCCGTGAGGATTACCAACGGAAGCGGAAAAGGGCAGTTTATTGCTGATAAGCCCTATTATCTGGAAACCGGAGGACAGAAAATTGACCTGAAAGGCGAATGGAAATACAAAATCGGTAACAAAATGGGGAAGGCGGCCCCGGGCCAGACTTTTATCCGCTGGAAACCTACAGGGCTGTACAATGCCATGATCAGCCCGCTGGTTAATTACAAAGTTAAAGGCTTCCTCTGGTACCAGGGAGAAAGCAATACTTCAAAACCTCAAGAATACGGAGATTTGCTGACCACGATGATCACTGACTGGCGTTCAAAATGGAATGAAAAAGAAGCACCGTTCCTTATTGTTCAGCTCGCCAATTTTATGGAGCCGAAAAGCCAGCCCGCTGAAAGCAAGTGGGCCGAACTGAGAAACCAGCAGCGTACCGTTTCATTAACCATTCCCAATACAGGGCTCGCCGTAAGCATCGATGCAGGAGAATGGAATGATATTCATCCTTTAAACAAAGAAACCATAGGCAAACGGCTTGCTTTGCAGGCATTCAAAATTGCCGGTAAAAAAAACATCATCGCAGACGGGCCCGTTTACCAATCCATGAAAAAAGAAGGCAATACAATTATCCTTTCCTTTAAATCCGGAACGGATCATCTGGCCCCGGTTTCAGAACTGAAAGGTTTCGCTGTCAAAAGTAGAGATGGAATATATGAATGGGCAAAAGCAAAAATTGAAGGAAATACAGTCATGGTTTGGAATGACCGCATCAGCAATCCGGTTGCCGTACGGTATGACTGGGCAGATAACCCGGATGGGAACCTCACCAACAAGAGCGGGATTCCTGCTTCACCGTTTACCACAGAATAA
- a CDS encoding MFS transporter encodes MNNQPQKISVAEKIGYSLGDLAANLVFQTLVTYLAYFYTDIYGLKPEDASIITLIVGLIAGFGFNPVIGALADRTRTKWGKFRPWILFTAVPLGIAALLAFSTPGFSYKGKMIYAAATYSLLLLLYAANNLPYAALSGVITGDMGERNSISSYRFVAVMFAQFFVQVFMLPIILSVGNGDKAAGIETVMTWLAVIGTLMLLITFFTTKERVIPKPEQESTLGADLKDLRKNKPWIIMLVVTALIFITLAMKGGSYVYYFNNYVDESALQQFISPITGLFNSVGMNFFGEDPRSAGFGLFNAGGIIMMIVGITFSKKFADKYGKRDTFIASLFISTLFVLAFIFYPPKSVGLMFLSQILHGFFYGIGTPLLWAMIADVADYSEWKNNRRATAIIFSAMMVGLKVGLSIGSSLVAYIIGRYGYISSEGAVNVLQPDTVSEGAKMLVSVFPAIPFFSACGLLMFYEINKKKEIEIEHDLKERRKAKD; translated from the coding sequence ATGAACAATCAGCCACAAAAAATATCAGTAGCGGAAAAAATAGGCTATAGCTTAGGCGATCTTGCTGCCAATCTTGTTTTTCAGACCCTGGTGACCTACCTCGCTTATTTTTATACCGATATTTACGGGCTTAAACCTGAAGATGCCTCCATCATTACCCTTATTGTAGGTCTGATTGCGGGATTCGGGTTCAACCCGGTCATCGGGGCACTGGCAGACCGTACCCGCACCAAATGGGGGAAATTCCGTCCGTGGATCCTGTTTACAGCAGTTCCGTTGGGAATTGCCGCCCTGCTGGCTTTCAGCACGCCCGGGTTTTCTTATAAAGGAAAAATGATCTATGCGGCGGCAACCTATTCACTGTTGCTGTTGCTGTATGCAGCCAATAATTTACCGTATGCCGCATTGAGCGGCGTAATAACAGGTGATATGGGGGAAAGGAACAGCATTTCATCCTACCGTTTTGTCGCCGTGATGTTTGCGCAGTTTTTTGTACAGGTATTCATGCTCCCGATTATTTTATCCGTAGGAAACGGGGATAAAGCAGCGGGTATTGAAACGGTAATGACCTGGCTGGCCGTTATAGGGACCCTGATGCTGCTGATAACATTTTTCACAACCAAAGAAAGAGTGATCCCGAAACCGGAGCAGGAATCTACTTTGGGAGCTGATCTAAAAGATTTAAGGAAAAACAAACCCTGGATTATCATGTTGGTGGTTACGGCATTGATTTTCATTACCCTGGCAATGAAAGGCGGTTCCTATGTATACTATTTTAATAATTATGTAGATGAATCTGCTCTTCAGCAGTTTATATCGCCGATTACCGGATTATTTAATTCCGTCGGGATGAATTTCTTTGGCGAAGATCCGCGTTCAGCAGGCTTCGGGCTCTTCAATGCAGGTGGAATCATCATGATGATTGTCGGGATTACATTCTCCAAAAAATTTGCAGATAAATATGGCAAAAGAGATACATTTATCGCTTCACTGTTTATTTCAACACTGTTTGTACTGGCATTCATATTCTATCCGCCGAAATCGGTTGGATTGATGTTCCTGTCACAAATTTTACATGGCTTTTTTTACGGAATCGGAACGCCTCTACTCTGGGCGATGATTGCTGATGTTGCTGATTATTCCGAGTGGAAAAACAACCGGAGGGCAACTGCCATTATTTTTTCGGCAATGATGGTTGGGTTAAAAGTCGGTTTAAGCATCGGCAGTTCATTAGTCGCTTATATTATTGGCCGGTACGGCTATATTTCCTCGGAAGGAGCCGTAAATGTTTTACAACCGGACACCGTTTCCGAAGGTGCAAAAATGCTGGTCAGTGTATTTCCGGCCATTCCGTTCTTTTCAGCCTGCGGACTGCTGATGTTCTATGAAATCAACAAGAAAAAAGAAATCGAAATCGAGCATGATCTCAAAGAAAGGAGAAAAGCAAAAGATTAA